From one Henningerozyma blattae CBS 6284 chromosome 1, complete genome genomic stretch:
- the PHO80 gene encoding Pho80p (similar to Saccharomyces cerevisiae PHO80 (YOL001W); ancestral locus Anc_6.26), which translates to MGPSSGEEAQLVVLDQNFMKCSKIDLITLISRMLSFFIDINDSHNIHGNVTNNRLSPLFLTRFHSKVPPNISIFDYLIRLTKYSSLESSVLITSVYYIDLLSNVYPEFSLNSLTVHRYLLTATTIASKGLCDSFCTNSHYAKVGGIRCNELNVLETEFLERVRYRVIPRDNTIKLCKLEYKYSPIEDINNDIHIPDELQNSGYNVLSTYYNKMVQLVGNCKSSKNSFRNVNYIFSINQDEIYNSMPELEKPNHIIPTQQANKNLILSH; encoded by the coding sequence ATGGGTCCAAGTTCTGGTGAAGAGGCCCAGTTGGTTGTACTTGATCAGAACTTTATGAAATGTTCgaaaattgatttaattacACTAATATCAAGAATGTTATCATTCTTTATTGATATCAACGATTCGCATAATATTCATGGTAATGTTACTAATAATAGGCTTAGCCCACTATTCTTAACTAGATTCCATTCAAAAGTTCCGCctaatatttctatatttgACTATCTCATTAGATTAACGAAGTATTCATCACTAGAGTCAAGTGTACTCATCACCTCTGTATATTACATTGATTTACTCTCTAATGTATATCCAGAGTTTTCTCTGAATTCCTTGACTGTTCATAGATATCTTTTAACTGCGACTACTATTGCAAGCAAAGGTCTTTGTGACTCATTCTGCACTAATTCTCATTATGCCAAAGTTGGAGGCATCCGAtgtaatgaattaaatgtaTTAGAAACAGAATTTCTAGAAAGAGTACGATATAGAGTAATTCCAAGAGATAATACAATTAAGCTCTGCAAGttagaatataaatattccCCAATTGAAGacattaataatgatattcaTATTCCTGATGAGCTTCAAAATAGTGGCTATAATGTGTTAAGTAcgtattataataaaatggTACAGTTAGTTGGGAATTGTAAAAGTTCGAAAAATAGCTTTCGAAAtgttaattatatattttctataaatcaagatgaaatttataattctATGCCAGAACTTGAAAAACCGAACCATATTATCCCGACCCAGCAggctaataaaaatttgatacTATCGCATTAG
- the RRP6 gene encoding exosome nuclease subunit RRP6 (similar to Saccharomyces cerevisiae RRP6 (YOR001W); ancestral locus Anc_6.25) encodes MLIVILKEYVIKTLLLTYPNTRPNFMSEDNCEELLENIVGVVRASTALAAQDVDFYKSLDKKVSDSLNKTANDTLDIANSLLLSIDENCSPLEEGKDRIPDFWNGFSNIMDNLIEKSDHFIDALSKPNNFNGKYNETTFLDNNSRTNSNPSKRIEKPQLLFSKPVDNTDSRPFKPLLVEKPNALKPLKDSLVLVPESGIVPTHYLQPYEYEIDNQEYNEEVVEIRDPTPYKPWETTSAIWIDTKESLADLLMDLRKQSEIAVDLEHHDLRSYYGITCLMQISTREQDYIVDTISLRDDLIVLNEIFTNPNITKVFHGASMDIIWLQRDLGLYIVSLFDTFHASKALGLARHSLAYLLENYASFKTSKKYQLADWRRRPLTNNMLAYARSDTHFLLNIFDQLRNTLIKQNKLAGVLHESRNVAKRRFEYLKFRPTVPLPNLYTLIEKEAPWKSLLIQYNIQDEKEILVQKLWEWRDMIARRDDESPRYIMPTQVLISLISYTPTDSSGVISVSNMVTEHVRSNSTTLANLIKKALESTKSIPNSSDSSSTFNMSRTDTNVASLISITEINNICLKFNSLSKHYNTSKFLTSGIEVSSLLFSNIMTSSPKISDYSKDKTTSFKSEDMIARHIRLSEGLKGLSANNSFIYQPPVEDIKSIEITTENPIPTLEPKSTQKKTTKEINEDNEEIIVLKKVNRKYQKGKKDADKDSTVVVDYSKAKKIFQKKDETINGNSKKRKSFDPYNNDGDTDKVPRALKKRQTNTRGKNISYKR; translated from the coding sequence ATGCTCATCGTGATATTGAAGGAATACGTTATAAAGACACTTTTATTGACATATCCCAATACTAGACCAAATTTTATGTCAGAAGATAACTGCGAAGAgctattagaaaatatagtTGGTGTTGTAAGAGCATCTACTGCCTTAGCTGCGCAAGATGTAGATTTCTATAAAAGTTTAGACAAGAAAGTGTCCGACTCTCTTAATAAGACTGCTAACGACACTCTTGATATAGCTAATTCATTACTATTATCAATCGATGAAAATTGCTCTCCATTAGAAGAAGGAAAAGACAGAATTCCAGATTTCTGGAATGGCTTCAGTAATATAATGGATAATcttattgaaaaatctgATCATTTTATCGATGCCCTTTCTAAACCAAATAACTTTAACggaaaatataatgaaactACCTTCCTAGATAATAACTCCAGAACAAATTCTAACCCATCTAAACGTATTGAAAAGCCTcagttattattttctaaaccAGTAGATAATACAGACTCAAGGCCTTTCAAACCGCTATTAGTTGAAAAGCCTAATGCTTTAAAGCCTCTTAAAGACTCTTTAGTATTAGTTCCAGAATCAGGTATAGTACCAACGCATTATTTACAGCCTTATGAGTATGAAATAGATAATCAAGAGTATAATGAGGAAGTCGTAGAAATTAGAGATCCAACTCCTTATAAGCCATGGGAAACAACAAGTGCTATTTGGATAGATACCAAAGAATCCCTAGCTGACTTATTAATGGATTTGCGTAAGCAGTCAGAAATTGCAGTCGATTTGGAACACCATGATTTAAGATCCTATTACGGTATTACTTGTCTAATGCAAATCAGTACTAGAGAACAGGATTATATAGTGGATACAATATCTTTGAGAGATGATTTAATTgtattaaatgaaatatttactaATCCTAATATCACTAAAGTATTTCATGGTGCATCAATGGATATTATCTGGCTGCAAAGGGATTTAGGTCTTTATATTGTTAGTCTCTTTGACACATTCCACGCATCTAAAGCCTTGGGCCTAGCTAGACATAGTTTAGCTTACCTATTGGAAAATTATGCATCGTTTAAAACTTCGAAGAAGTACCAACTGGCGGACTGGAGACGTAGACCtttaactaataatatGTTGGCCTATGCAAGATCAGATACTcattttttgttaaatatttttgatcaATTAAGAAACACATTAATTAAGCAAAATAAACTAGCAGGTGTATTGCATGAATCTAGAAACGTAGCTAAGAGGAGATtcgaatatttaaaattcaGACCAACTGTACCGCTGCCAAACTTGTATACATTAATTGAAAAGGAAGCTCCATGGAAATCGCTTTTAATCCAGTATAACATTCAAGATGAAAAGGAGATTCTGGTTCAAAAATTATGGGAATGGAGAGATATGATTGCACGTAGAGATGATGAGTCACCAAGGTACATCATGCCAACTCAGGTTCTTATTAGTTTGATTTCGTACACCCCTACCGATTCAAGTGGGGTTATATCTGTTAGTAACATGGTTACTGAACATGTGAGGTCTAATTCTACTACTTTGGctaatttgataaaaaaagcATTGGAGTCAACTAAATCTATACCGAATTCTAGCGATTCTTCTTCGACATTTAATATGAGCAGAACAGATACTAATGTAGcatcattaatatcaattactgaaataaataatatttgtttgaAGTTCAATAGTTTGTCAAAACACTACAATACTTCGAAGTTCCTAACTTCTGGAATTGAAGTTTCTTCCTTATTATTCAGTAATATTATGACCAGCTCACCGAAAATATCAGACTATTCCAAAGATAAGACTACTTCTTTTAAATCTGAAGATATGATAGCAAGGCATATTCGGCTATCTGAAGGTCTGAAGGGTCTTTCTGCAAATAATAGCTTTATTTACCAACCGCCAGTCGAGGATATTAAAAGTATTGAAATTACTACAGAGAACCCTATCCCTACTCTAGAACCAAAATCTACGCAAAAAAAGACCACCAAAGAGATAAACGAAGACAATGAAGAAATCATCGTTTTAAAGAAGGTCAATAGAAAATACCAGAAGGGGAAAAAAGACGCAGATAAAGATTCCACAGTTGTTGTTGATTACTCTAAGGCCAAAAAGATATTCCAAAAGAAGGATGAAACTATTAATGGAAATTCCAAGAAAAGAAAGTCATTTGATCCTTACAATAACGATGGAGATACTGACAAGGTTCCAAGAGCTCTGAAGAAGCGCCAAACTAATACTAGaggtaaaaatatatcatataaaaggtaa
- the YPT7 gene encoding Rab family GTPase YPT7 (similar to Saccharomyces cerevisiae YPT7 (YML001W); ancestral locus Anc_6.24) translates to MSTRKKQILKVIILGDSGVGKTSLMHRYVNDKYSQQYKATIGADFLTKEVAIDNDTTATMQVWDTAGQERFQSLGVAFYRGADCCVLVYDVTNPKSFENIKSWRDEFLIHANVSSPETFPFVILGNKVDTKDSKKSVTLKAAQELSKSLGNIPLFQTSAKNSINVDSAFEEIARGALEQNKADADAYEDDFNDAINIQLDGEPSSCAC, encoded by the coding sequence ATGTCAACCAGAAAAAAGCAAATCTTAAAGGTCATTATTTTGGGCGACTCAGGTGTTGGTAAAACATCCTTAATGCATCGTTACGTAAATGACAAATATTCTCAACAATATAAAGCCACAATTGGTGCCGATTTTTTGACAAAAGAGGTTGctattgataatgatactACTGCGACAATGCAAGTTTGGGATACTGCGGGCCAGGAACGTTTCCAATCCCTTGGAGTTGCATTTTATAGGGGTGCTGATTGCTGTGTTTTAGTCTATGATGTTACTAATCCAAAATCgtttgaaaatataaaatcaTGGAGAGATGAGTTTTTAATACATGCTAATGTTTCTTCCCCAGAAACTTTCCCTTTCGTTATCCTTGGTAATAAAGTCGATACAAAAGATTCCAAAAAATCAGTAACTTTAAAAGCTGCACaagaattatcaaaatctttGGGAAATATTCCGTTGTTTCAAACAAGTGCTAAAAACTCCATTAATGTTGATTCTGCGTTTGAAGAAATAGCACGTGGTGCGTTGGAACAAAATAAAGCAGACGCAGATGCATATGAAGATGACTTTAATGATGCcattaatattcaattagaTGGAGAACCTAGCTCCTGTGCCTGCTAG
- the POL5 gene encoding DNA-directed DNA polymerase (similar to Saccharomyces cerevisiae POL5 (YEL055C); ancestral locus Anc_6.7) yields the protein MQVVNRDVFYRLASDLEEERLQSVVLLVKELDELKANNSDENRELVVKEWNYVVNRLINGLASNRKGARLGFSLCLTEVLNLALSQKWKNILPPNLTDISSFLHLISDTLSIPSSKQGEPRKLLKGKDERGLLFGKLFALQSLLNDPIFGKIFNKDNKAILFEFIYELIALSNLKNWIKEPTLFTLFNFIQKIIEFLDRSDIVQLLNILASNNLTLTNEGLSIYIYLIYTNPHISPEDIQIDNNNNNTWKNNDPFLKSNIVLLSKVLLNTSAASQSEKHTSNANWTPRLHYVWDVILPILLNPKSSDKLLNKNGNKRRKVSRDRIKFNEFWRQVIDESFFNEKASHERKYLGFLIIQKTFPLLNTANDIESIFTSNLIRSIINQMNDSKRYLNKISHKTIDQIVSQCQSNSELRLIPVLNGFLFKEENSSSINFDKLTKTKTISRLINLQDLSTDTLSKLFFLFTSKLDSFTTTTELQFLLDSILHIIRSHKSQIIVSHKFLDPVLEPIILLTFFKETADVSISNILKDRLISILNDLTTVGENSSSIQYLTLNLIVNLNEDPKNVLNFKFDDSLLEVKDSAITTLKRAIEHSKRDSRLKSLVSLLSLSVIQLYLADIDSIATIQDLCDFYDRYKSNTIMKNDKNRPSLGIIEILLALFAQKKSILKKLGLAMWESFIDLIELNEFDEIFDVLLTRENKEGFARLFEGDDEYEEIDSHDDEEKDEDKNIDDISTENSDDDNSSDEENDSIVESNDDINRIDKEATSALAKALKLPDNIINDKGEVDLGKLEDISDNEVHFSSSDDDADMSDESMDDEQMMELDGQLSQIFSRRKEALSNIQTGNKRKLDVKESRENVIAFKHRIVDMIEVYLKHIEIITKSSENIERTYFNKILNSIPLIIKSLLLCIQQTLDRNLAEKISKLLKNKLFKIKLVEFKDCGDLTSENILEWISTLHTECILVKKSGQYQPLYFKLCSGSSLFYCRIFAETSTNADLYDSLIDLYGQTTKTWFKNSEMKIPTTIFSDFHNWLSSKRSVTTSSK from the coding sequence ATGCAGGTAGTAAACCGAGATGTATTCTACAGACTGGCTTCGGATCTGGAAGAAGAGAGACTTCAATCGGTTGTATTGTTagtaaaagaattagatgaaCTAAAGGCAAACAATTCCGATGAAAATAGAGAACTAGTAGTGAAAGAGTGGAATTATGTGGTTAATAGACTAATAAATGGTCTTGCATCTAACAGGAAGGGTGCTCGTTTAGGCTTTTCCTTATGCTTGACCGAAGTATTAAATTTGGCTCTTTCACAAAAGtggaaaaatatattaccTCCTAATTTGACAgatatttcttcatttcTTCACCTAATCTCAGATACACTATCTATTCCATCTTCAAAACAGGGAGAGCCCAGGAAATTGTTAAAGGGTAAAGACGAAAGAGGCTTGctatttggaaaattatttgCTCTTCAATCTCTGTTAAATGATCcaatatttggaaaaattttcaataaagaTAACAAAGCTattctttttgaatttatttacGAATTAATTGCTTTATCGAACTTGAAAAACTGGATCAAAGAGCCAACTCTTTTCACTTTGTTTAactttattcaaaaaattatcgaATTTTTAGATCGCAGTGACATAgtacaattattaaatattttggcTTCAAATAACTTAACTTTAACTAATGAAGGCCTAtcaatttatatatatttgatttatacAAATCCACATATTTCACCTGAAGATATTCAAAtcgataataataataataatacatgGAAGAATAATGATCCTTTCTTAAAGAGCAATATAGTATTGCTTTCAAAAGTTCTATTGAATACCTCTGCTGCATCTCAATCAGAAAAACATACAAGTAATGCTAACTGGACTCCAAGATTGCATTATGTCTGGGATGTTATTTTACCTATTTTGTTAAATCCTAAATCTTCcgataaattattaaataaaaacggtaataaaagaagaaaggTTTCAAGAGATCGTATAAAGTTTAACGAATTTTGGAGACAAGTTATTGAtgaatcattttttaatgaaaaagcCTCTCATGAACGAAAATATTTAGGTTTCTTAATCATTCAAAAGACTTTTCCTTTACTTAATACTGCGAATGACATTGAGTCCATTTTCACCTCAAATCTAATCAGgtcaattattaatcaaatGAACGATTCTAAAAggtatttgaataaaatatcacaCAAAACGATTGATCAAATAGTTAGTCAATGCCAATCGAATTCAGAATTAAGATTAATTCCTGTATTAAATggttttcttttcaaagaagaaaattctagttctattaattttgataaattaacaaaaaCTAAGACAATTTCTAGGCTAATTAATTTACAAGATCTATCTACGGACActctttcaaaattattttttctttttactTCTAAACTTGATTCATTTACTACCACAACtgaattacaatttttattagattctATTTTACATATTATAAGATCTCATAAATCACAAATTATAGTTTCACATAAATTTTTGGATCCAGTTTTAGAACCAATAATATTGttaacattttttaaagaaactGCCGACGtttcaatttctaatattctAAAAGATCGTTTGATTTCCATATTAAATGATCTTACGACAGTTGGTGAAAATTCTTCAAGTATACAATATTTAACACTTAATTTGATtgttaatttaaatgagGATCCTAAAAatgttttgaattttaaattcgACGACAGCTTGTTAGAAGTTAAAGATAGTGCCATAACTACTCTGAAGCGTGCAATCGAACATTCCAAGAGAGATTCAAGATTAAAATCTTTAgtgtcattattatcattatcagtaattcaattatatttggCAGATATTGACTCAATTGCAACAATTCAAGACTTATGTGATTTTTATGACCGttataaatcaaataccataatgaaaaatgacAAAAACCGGCCATCTTTAggaattattgaaatctTATTGGCATTATTTGcccaaaaaaaatcaattttaaaaaaattagggTTAGCCATGTGGGAAAGTttcattgatttaattgagttgaatgaatttgatgaaatatttgatgtTTTATTAACAAGAGAAAATAAGGAAGGGTTTGCTAGATTATTTGAAGGTGATGATGAATATGAAGAAATCGACTCTCATGATGATGAGGAAAAGGATGAAGATAAGAATATAGACGATATTAGTACAGAAAATAGTGATGATGACAATAGTAGTGATGAAGAGAATGATAGTATCGTTGAATCTAATGATGATATAAACAGAATTGACAAAGAAGCTACAAGTGCTCTTGCAAAGGCTTTGAAACTACCtgataatatcattaatgaTAAGGGTGAAGTAGATCTTGgtaaattagaagatattTCTGATAATGAAGTTCATTTCTCTTCTTCTGATGACGATGCTGATATGTCTGATGAATCAATGGATGATGAACAAATGATGGAACTCGATGGGCAATTGTCACAAATTTTCTCTCGCAGAAAAGAAGCTCTTTCAAATATACAGACTGGCAATAAAAGAAAGTTGGATGTCAAGGAATCTCGTGAAAATGTGATTGCCTTTAAACATCGTATTGTAGATATGATAGAAGTTTATTTAAAgcatattgaaattattacaaaatcaagtgaaaatattgagaGAACTtactttaataaaattttgaattccattcctttaattattaaatcgTTATTGCTATGCATCCAACAAACATTGGACAGAAATCTTGCAGAAAagatttctaaattattaaaaaacaaattattcaaaatcaagcttgttgaatttaaagattgtGGGGATTTGACTtcagaaaatatattggaATGGATATCTACATTGCACACTGAGTGTATTCTGGTTAAAAAATCTGGCCAATATCAACCGCTGTACTTCAAATTATGCTCTGGCTCATCTTTATTCTACTGTAGAATATTTGCAGAAACATCAACAAACGCGGATCTATATGATTCGCTGATTGATTTATACGGTCAAACTACTAAGACTTGGTTCAAAAACTCAGAAATGAAAATTCCTACAACCATATTTTCTGACTTCCACAACTGGCTATCATCAAAGCGGAGTGTTACCACTTCCAGCAAGTAA
- the ATP15 gene encoding F1F0 ATP synthase subunit epsilon (similar to Saccharomyces cerevisiae ATP15 (YPL271W); ancestral locus Anc_6.6) produces MSAWRKAGITYNAYIAIAAKTVRNALKPELQTAAVIDRSFTEARFTKYTKGSPDADPALLKELPN; encoded by the coding sequence atgtcTGCCTGGAGAAAAGCTGGGATCACCTATAACGCATACATTGCTATTGCTGCCAAGACTGTTAGAAACGCCTTAAAACCAGAATTGCAAACTGCTGCTGTCATTGATAGAAGTTTCACCGAAGCACGTTTTACTAAATATACAAAAGGTAGCCCTGATGCTGATCCAGCTCTATTGAAAGAACTAcctaattaa
- the MDL2 gene encoding ATP-binding cassette permease MDL2 (similar to Saccharomyces cerevisiae MDL2 (YPL270W); ancestral locus Anc_6.5), whose amino-acid sequence MLRFRTTCLPIKNTLSPTNLLFPSVFKSSSNYKSIAKLPYTRLYQTNVSNISLKLPISIPLRFQQLTYPFLGSKRCYSTEGNNSNNNNNDSTSPLNINESSLNKKKLEEPLNEELTDKINPSSIRSPPPNKTNYSPRAEDEKKGRSELARLVLMTLRDWKLLLLAITLLTISCSIGMAIPKVIGLVLDALKNVMTDSPSSLETSDLPPIAFGLTLYPFLGAFAGALVIGTMCNYGRYILLRLLSERVVARLRSHVIKKTLHQDAEFFDQNKVGDLISRLGSDAYVVSRSLTQKVSDGFKAILCGGAGIGMMISISPQLSSFLVIFAPAVVISASIFGKKIRDISTILQEATGQLTRVSEEQLNGVKTVQSFVAEQKEIRRYNNAIRDIYNIGKMSAVVNSKFSTSTSVIGDMSFLVVLAYGSYLVLHGSLTIGDLTAFMLYTDYTANSIFGLSNFYSEIMQGVGAAKRLFDLTDRIPAIRPTIGEKFIPGDGCIEFRNLGFAYPTRPENQVFKNLNFKIEPGTSVCIVGPSGRGKSTIALLLLRYYNPSSGQILIDNQDIMKLNPKSLRQYMGIVQQEPVLMSGSIRDNITYGLKREATPDEIREVSKQCFCHNFITKFPDAYETIIGPHGTLLSGGQKQRIAIARALIKKPKILILDEATSALDVESEGAINYTFGKLMKSKSVTIVSIAHRLSTIRRSEYIIVLGNDGSVVETGKFKELYADPTSELSKLLNEKQSRANKKEAPLPPQSDGENGDDFEGNGTPASPPSLHNNLVTDVLKEVSDDSSPLKIAP is encoded by the coding sequence ATGTTGAGGTTTAGGACTACATGTCTACCAATAAAGAATACATTATCTCCAACAAATTTGTTATTCCCTTCTGTCTTCAAATCATCTTCCAACTATAAAAGTATTGCGAAATTGCCATATACAAGATTGTACCAAACTAATGTTTCCAATATTTCATTGAAATTGCCAATATCCATACCGTTGCGATTTCAGCAATTAACATATCCTTTTCTAGGTTCAAAAAGATGCTACTCGACAGAAggaaataatagtaataataataataatgatagtACTAGTCCATTGAATATCAATGAGtcatcattaaataaaaaaaaattagaagaacCACTAAACGAAGAACTTACtgataaaataaatccTTCCTCAATAAGATCACCACCTCCAAATAAGACAAATTATTCACCACGTgcagaagatgaaaaaaaaggaagGTCAGAATTAGCAAGATTAGTTTTAATGACCTTAAGAGACTGGAAGCTATTATTGCTTGCAATAACTCTGCTAACCATATCTTGCTCCATTGGAATGGCCATTCCAAAAGTAATTGGACTTGTATTGGATGCATTAAAAAACGTAATGACAGATTCACCATCTTCATTAGAGACTTCAGATTTACCTCCCATCGCATTTGGTCTTACATTATATCCATTTCTTGGTGCTTTTGCAGGTGCTTTGGTTATTGGTACCATGTGTAATTATGGTCGTTATATATTACTAAGACTACTGAGTGAACGTGTTGTAGCTAGATTGCGCTCACACGTTATTAAAAAGACACTTCATCAAGATGCTGAGTTTTTTGATCAAAATAAAGTCGGTGATTTGATTTCAAGGTTAGGTTCTGATGCTTATGTGGTTTCAAGATCATTAACTCAAAAAGTTTCAGATGGGTTCAAGGCAATATTATGTGGTGGGGCAGGTATAGGAATGATGATATCTATTTCACCAcaattatcatcatttttgGTAATTTTTGCTCCTGCTGTTGTTATTAGTGCTTCAATATTTGGTAAGAAAATTAGAGATATATCTACAATACTACAAGAAGCAACTGGACAGCTGACGAGAGTCTCAGAAGAACAATTGAATGGTGTTAAAACAGTACAATCTTTTGTTGCTgaacaaaaagaaataagaaGATATAATAATGCAATCAGAGATATTTATAACATTGGTAAGATGTCAGCAGTTGTGAATTCGAAATTCTCCACATCAACTAGCGTTATTGGAGATATGAGTTTTCTGGTTGTGTTAGCCTACGGCTCATATTTAGTTCTCCATGGCTCCTTGACAATTGGTGATCTAACTGCATTTATGCTATATACAGATTACACtgcaaattcaatattCGGACTCTCTAATTTTTATTCCGAAATTATGCAAGGTGTTGGAGCTGCCAAACGTCTTTTCGACTTAACAGATCGTATACCTGCTATCAGGCCAACTATTGGTGAAAAATTCATCCCAGGTGATGGCTGTATTGAGTTCAGAAACCTGGGGTTTGCATATCCAACAAGACCTGAAAATCAagtctttaaaaatttaaattttaaaatagaaccTGGGACAAGCGTTTGTATTGTGGGGCCTTCAGGCCGTGGTAAATCTACCATTGCACTACTATTACTAAGATATTATAACCCTTCTAGTGGTCAAATTTTGATTGATAACCAAGATATTATGAAGTTGAATCCAAAATCTTTAAGACAGTATATGGGGATTGTACAGCAAGAGCCTGTTTTGATGTCTGGATCTATTAGAGATAATATCACTTATGGTTTAAAAAGAGAAGCAACACCAGATGAAATAAGAGAGGTTTCAAAGCAATGTTTTTGTCATAACTTCATAACAAAATTTCCTGATGCTTATGAAACGATTATTGGGCCTCATGGAACCTTACTCTCAGGTGGTCAGAAACAAAGAATTGCAATTGCTAGGGCACTTATTAAAAAACCTAAGATTTTGATACTAGATGAAGCTACATCAGCATTGGATGTCGAGAGCGAAGGTGCGATTAATTATACCTTTGGGAAGTTGATGAAAAGTAAGTCTGTGACAATTGTGAGTATTGCTCATAGACTGAGCACAATTAGAAGATCTGAATATATCATTGTTTTGGGAAATGATGGCTCTGTAGTGGAAACGGGTaaattcaaagaattaTATGCAGATCCGACTTCTGAGTTATCTAAACTGTTAAACGAAAAACAAAGTAGggctaataaaaaagaagcCCCTTTACCACCCCAAAGCGATGGTGAAAATGGAGATGATTTTGAAGGTAATGGAACTCCTGCCTCTCCTCCATCTCTTCACAATAATTTGGTAACAGATGTTCTTAAGGAAGTTTCTGATGATTCAAGTCCATTAAAAATTGCGccttaa